AACAATTTTGGTTTCAAGATTGGGCAAGTGCATGTATGTACTAAACAACAGCCTCAAACAAAGTTCAGATACTGATGGAGTTCAACACTCTCTTCGGGAGAAGCCACTCATAAGGATATCCTTCAATGTTACCAGCAGTGTTCTGGATTGTCGTGTTTCGTGCATTAATTCTGGTTGTGATGTCATCAAGTGATCGCTGAAATCTAgatatataaagaaaacaaaataatattactAAAAGATATAATGTTTTCATCTTACAACCAGATTTACATATTGTAtgcaaaatatgataaaaaagTTACTCTTTCGGCAAGCCTCCCttactacatgtagtaaaaatatgctacatgcatttaaaatcttttatCTTCAATGGATGAATTTAACATACTTTCGTACAATGCGTTTTCCGGCAGCGTCCATTGCATTCTGGTAGCGAGATTCGTATTTCCCCAAGCTGTTTGTCAATACTAAAGTCAACACCATCATAATTTTGATTGTCGAGAAAAATTCCCTTGCAGTAGGCATTGGTGCATTTAGTTCATTTTCACCCTTTAAGTAAACGAAaagttttttcttttaaatttcacattgtatattttgtataaaagcGTAATTTTCTTAGTTTTTATTGCATTATCATTGTGTTaaatttattcattacactCGGATAAACGTATTTCACTAAATAAACACGGATTTACTATTTGGAATTCGGGCTGTCCATTCAGAATCGCAGGCATATTAGGCAGAAAGCCGTACTGATCATACTGTGGGAAGTTGGTCGCTGAGTGTTCCACACTACAGATGTAGATGAAATTGGCCAAGACAGTGACGAGGTTTGCAACACCGTCAAACTCCGGCACATCCTAACGAGAAAGtcgcatacatatgtatattcaaAATACGTCGTAACAGGCACCAATAAACCACAAACACCTTTTATGAGTTCAtacctattttttttaaacaggtTAATCCAATAGAgtatttctattaaaaatatCTACCCTCAATTTATACCTTGAATGTTAGATTTGATGTAACCTAAAGGGATAATCTTACCAAACTTCAGATTAACAAGCATTTATCATTATTCGTACCTTCATGCCACAGCCAGCTGCTTCATCTCCCGACATTGATCGAGGTGCTATGAGTTGAGCTCGAAAAGCTTGAATCTCTGGATCTTGATTGATCTCATCATCACCTATACACAACgtacatatacaaatacagtCTGATATGTTCGCCAGTGTTTATCTAATTTACACGACAGAGTATGCATCctttattttcaatgattatTTATAATCTTGTAGTCAGTGTCTATTATTTCTTAGTCTACATATAATATTAATATCCCAAAAAGTATCTTAACAACACACCGCCATAGTAATGGGTAACGTATTCGCGGACGTAGTTTGTTATCGCCTCGTGTAGGTAAGTTGCATCATCCTTAAAATAATACCCTGGTAATTCCTgttgcatgaaaaaaaaaatgaaaataacgaacagtaatttATCTCATCAATCATATTAAGAATAAAAGAATGAATTACTCATTATCATCTTTAAGAAAACTATCAAATTGTTCAACATACGGTGCGTGTGACATCCTACGCATCTGATCCCATCTGTAATATGCCCTTGGGTCCATCTTTGCTTAACTctctattatgtattgcttattggagttatgagattggtcactattcgttatcttcacctttcagtgtACAGTCAATGAACTGTAATAACACAAACACGTGGTCAGCACTCGGGTTTTGGAAAGAAagagtatgaaaggtgaagataacgaacagtgaataaGCAagacaaaatagagagttgggcaaacacggacccctgaacacaccagaggtggaatcaggtgcctagggggagtaagcagcccctgtcgaccggtcacacccaccttaagtccaatattttgatcaggtaaacggagactgttgtttgaaattattttaattgatatttcTATTAGCGctgtttttgtatgtacatctatattatatatgaatgaataaTTCAAAACGACGAAACCGGTTTCTAGAATATGGGGAAATTACCAAATGATACTTGTTATATGCTTTCTTCGGTTGTATCAGTCCTAGACACCAATACCACAATCTTTATCTATATCACTATAATTCAACAGTAGATATTCCAGTTCGTGGTACAAGTACTCTTTCTCTACAGTTATAGTGCAAGATAATTGAAAGTGAGTAGAGATACGTTTTCATTAAGTTATCATATATTTACAATCGTATCCATTTtgatatactatatttatttctgttccaattcaggaaaaaaaaatcaatgactATTTTCATTTCCAAAGCAGATGAAGTTGGATATGTATAGCTGTATTTGTCTTGTTAGATCTTAACCTCAATATACAGCTATAGTATGTAATTATTCAATTATGATACTACAGTGCTAGCTAATATATTAATAATTAATACATCTTGAACAAATTTCTAAATACTAATCTAATTTGAATTCATCCACCATTCATTTCATGTTTCTGAAATGTTATATCGTACCTTATTACATGAATTACCTGTACGCCTCTGCTGAGAAAGTTTTGAACAATACACCCATGCTCCTTGAACTTCCAGTTTTCATTGCTAAAACGATAAAAAGGTGgtgatttattttcaaagttagTGTTACGTAACATGATTTCGATTTTTCGACTGTCAAATTCTAATCTATCAGTAAGAACATGTTAATGAAGGTTTGTTTGTgacaaaattggtaccgtatacgttttacatatgGAACATAATGCATTAATGGAAGGTAAAGATagcgaacagcgatcaatcccataactcctataagcaatcaaaatagagagttgggcacctgcatataccagaggtgggatcaggtgcataggaggagtaaacatcccctgtggtccgttcacacccaccgtgagccctatatcctgatcaggtaaacggagttatccgtagtcaaaatcagtgtgccaagaaaggtctaacaatcggtatgaaacacttcaaacaGCAGTTGGCGGAATTATTTGTGAAAAGCTGACTGTAAATGATACTAtggaaactcctgtaacatcttCTTGCTTGTCTGTAGCCTGCCTAAGGTATTTTCGAAGAAAATGAATAGGATACAATGATATGCACTTTTTATTGAGGGAGGAATAGTTTATCCTTagaattatttgatatcataattgTGGATACTGTTTTCCACTAGGATAATTATCTtgcatatataaatatttgtgCAAAGCATCCGAACCTTGAATGTAAGGATTGTCTCCGCACGATTTTTCTACAAGCGATCATAAGTAACGGTTTCTAtcataaactttaataaattgagattttatcgattttgatatttaatttgGGTGATAATGGTTTTGAATACATTTGTTGGAGCTTGGTTTGATTAATAGTgtttttctaatatttttaaagaagcaTAAATCTAATTAACAGATTGCAAACTGAACCAAAATAAAGAAGACTATGAATACGAAATGAAATGGAGTGGAGTTGGATCAGGTGATGATGTACTTActgttttgatatcaatttaatCATGTTCTTTTGTCCAAAATACATATCTCTGTCAACGTAACCACCTGGTTCAACCAATTCCTTTACAGCAACCCTATAAAaacaaagtaaatatattatCTTACATAAAAGTGCATGTAAGTGTGTGTTGTGTAGCAGATCTTAATCAGATATCGTTATATATGTAATAACATTACTTACTGATTGATGAAATGCATATAATGAAAGTGAGGAAGCATTAATTTGTAAATGGGATGCCTTTCGGATAGATTCCTATGCACACACACGCTTACACCATCCATCAATAAATGTGTGAAGCCTGAAAACAAGTGGTGACATTGcaataatttcattgttttgtaAGAGTTCCTCTAAATTCCAACACTATCTTGCATAACTACAATACTTTAAACTTATATTGTGAATATCATATTTAACATCAGTACGCCGGTATACACTTGGAATATAGAGATTGTACATAGCATTCTTACCTAAGTGAGTAACAGACTCGTGGTATTGTGCGTCTAACATGTTGAACCACATCTTAGCTTTCACCCACTTCCGCAGTTGCTCAGGACTGTTGGATTCACGTAGAGGAGGGGTGGCAATCTACAAAATAATATCCATGaacacaaaaatatttattgaataaattgaaATACAGTTAGTATTCTTATTTGAATTTCCAATATACCATAGATGTTAAAACtcatatcttcaccttgcatcaagcGCTGAATTCGTACATAAAAAACTAAAGATAACGAGCAATGATTAATCTAATTGTTCCtgtaaatatcaattcaattgaaatacagccccctggatataccagagttgggatcaggtgcagaAGAGGAGGAAGCACTCcttgttgatcggtcacacccgccgtgaaatctatatcttgatcaggtaaacggagttatccgtggtTAAAAaacagtgtgtaaagaacggcctaccaATTAATATGTTACttacatttagtaaatttttCCAAACTTTGGTGCATTATAAGGTTATTATGAAATGCTCACCTCCTTGTTATCCGGATTTCGTGGATCCGTACGTATTGCTACTGGCATCAGCATGTTGTTATATATCACAAGCAAGGCAACAGGAGCCAATAACTGAAACAAAAAACGATATTTTTTCATCTGTTAAGAGCATGTCTATGAGAAAAccatacaaaaattgaaaataatgttaCTCATGACACATTAAGAAATAAAGATGttctatacatattttataaaagtATTGTCACTAGCATCCAGGGTGAAAGTATTACCAGTTGATTTACATCTGTATCCAGGAAATCCTCAGTCTATTTTACCCTGCTGTCATTTGattattttgattgaaaattggCACTATTATGTATTTCCCAAATCAACTAAAGACTCAGTGAGTATTCTGTGGAGAGTATACAATTAGAACTATCCATAAAAAGTACTCTTTGTTGACAAGATTTTACATGCTTGGGGAAACCCAGTGAATTTCTACCAAAGTTCATTGAGCATATTGCATGTTATCGATGGTTTGTTTGATACACAGGTAAAATTacaacatatgtttaacatgcaaggtgaagataacggatagtgatcaatctcataactcctacaagcaatacaaaatagatagttgggcaaacacggacccctggacacaccagaggtgggatcaggtgcctgggaggagtaagcatcccctgttgaccggtcacacccgccgtgagccccatatcctgatcaggtaaacggagttatccgctgtcaaatcagtgtgccaagaacggtttaacaatattcatatattaaacagaTAATTTTATCATCATATGGCGAACATATGTTTTGAACATATGTTTAACGTATGTTTGAAACATATGTTGAACATACTGCAAACTTTATACATATGGTTAACACAAGgtgaaaattaatatgtttaacatatgctCAACATATGAAATTTTTAACATATGATTAACGTATGATCAAGAAGGAGGGTGAGgtatatgttttatacatatttttgtttgttggaATACCCCCACCCACACCACAAAATCGCTACATTGGGCCTAGGCCCTGATTTACAGAAGAACTTACAACTAAGACTAAAAGTGTTATAGAGTTTAAAAAATCGTCacatttataaataaatcacaaggttttgacacaatctgaggaAACTGGTTTTATAGTTTAATATACGATTTGGACTTTATAGTCGTAGGTTCTATTGTATGACGTGGCCCTAATctgttaaaaataattataccaAATATGAcgtaaaattattttgaattaagttTCTCGCTCACAGAGGGAATCTTGCAAAACAGCTTTGTCATTATATCCGTCGATGTAATTTACACGCTTGACACTCGCTGTATATAAAGTCCGATCAATTAAAGCATCGATGCAACTAAGAAGATTCATAGCACGTACGCGTATTGGCAGACGATCGATCACGTCAGGGATGGCGGTGAAAGACTTTCTAACAGTAAGTAGAaaaatggaattaatgccaacTATTGGCTTTTATTCAAAAGTATACTTTTTGTATATAAAATCAGGTTATCAGCAGGGTATATCAGAACTAAACAAGGAGAGAAGGGTAACCACAAACGACGATGTAATTTAACTGTAAACAATTTGTTAATATCAGGAAAGTTTCAATATTCAGCAGAAATATTTGCATATTGGGCATAGCTGATTTGGTATTTACAAGTATAttctttatattcatatttagagctatcaatgcaaggtgaagataacgaacagtgatcaatctcataactcctacaagcaatacaaaatagatagttgggcaaacacggacccctggacacaccagaggtgggatcaggtgcctaggaggagtaaccatcccctgttgaccggtcacacccgccgtgagccccatatcctgatcaggtaaacggagttatccgcagtcaaaatcagtgtgccaagaacggcttaacaatcagtatgaaacacgctagacagcatttgacccaatgcgaggttgtattgacgaactagatcgttataacgaccatagaatttgcgaaatgctgacttcaatcgagaatgttgaaatccctgtaccatcaatttgtttgtcagtaggttacctagatttaaaaactgactatacccagaacaagctcttgcatatcgaatcagttgcgatatataaacaccatatgcaggtgataatggaacattgctacataaatgtgggaagttgacgatggagaagctgaaatcatcccgtttgtcatacagttgagttgttggtttgccgttaatgtctactttcaataaaatatctaagtatgaacaTCTTTCAGACATGTCTGCAATATGGCTttcattaccccccccccccttcccaccaattttacatgtatgtagtattTTACACAGAGGTACTGACACTGACAAACAATACCAAATTACATGCAACTTACAGTAGGAATTGACAAGAACTTTCAATGTTTACAGTCGCTACGAACATACACTCCCCTCCATTTTTTGTTTCTGTTGGTACGTTTTTAGAAGATTTAGTCTGTAGGCTTTTCCTCATCTTAAAAAATTGTCATGTCTCTTACTTAATTTAAATGCTTTATGGGCCCAGGATTGGTTTAAGAAATCTTGTAgtgaaatgaaaatcattattaaatgtcaaggtcaaacattGTGAGAATCAAAATAGAATGATGTGGTGTAAATCTATCTAGATTATTTTATATTCAATTGGGGGAAGCCACATAAGTGGATGCAGTAAGGTGTTAATTCATGTAAACAAGTATcctatttttcttctttcagaAACAAGTAGACAGCAAGAAAGTTGATACAGAGGGCATTACAATCAAACAGCCACTACTACGGGACGTGGATTAAAGTTACTCGCAATATAATCCTTCCCACAACAGTTACTGCTAAAGAAAGAGCATCTGACAATAATGCTggtaatttaatttttatgttcACCAAGTACTACCTTTCCTTTCtatttagtgaaaaaatatattagtaGGTAtgccaataaattgaatttgaaTGAATTGATCTTGTAGGTAAATTGTCTGGTATTTTGTTCTGATATACACGCACGAatgtatttttatgatatttctgCATGCTTAATATTaatgtaatatttttacaaataaatgtacagctgtatgtaaaatttatatggtaccaattttgatgcaccagatgcgcatttcgacaaataatgtcttttcagtgatgcttaaccgaaatgtttgaaatccgaaataactatgaagttttagagctaaatatagccaaaaacagcgtgccaaaaagtggagccaaattcgtccaaggataagagttatgcatgagggagataatccttaattttgaaatgaatttctaaattttataacagcaattaaatatacatccgtattttcaagctagtaacgaagtacttagctactgggctgtagagaccctcgaggacagacagtccaccagcagaggcctcgacccaggggtcataatgtaaaacttatatggtaccaattttgatgccccagatgcgcatttcgacaaatcatgtctcttcagtgatgctcaatcgaaatgtttgaaatccgaaataactatgaagttttagagctaaatatagccaaaaacagcgtgtcaaaaaagtggagccaaattagtccaaggataagagctatgcatgagggagataatccttaattttgaaatgaatttctaaattttataacagcaattaaatatacatccgtattttcaagctagtaacgaagtacttagctactgggctgtagagaccctgggggactaacagtccaccagcagaggcctcgacccaggggtcataatgtaaatcttatacggtactgtatatgtatatgtctaaaaaaaagTATTGATTGTCCCTCCTTTCATTTCAGGTGCAGCGCAAACTAAATAATAGCTATGTTTTCAGAGAcataataaattttgattacttcCAACatgaattgttttctttttgtctGGAGAGGTAGTTTGAAATCGCATGTTTGACTAAAAGATGGTAAACGTTGATTGCATGTATATCAACATCATGGaaatcatgtaaacaaaatacatatttatttatcacGGAGTAATACTAACTTCTATTTACTGTATTATCAACAAATATGATAAACAAATGTTCGAAAACATATATGCTGTGTTTCCCTTCACGATTATCGTGTTTCAAAACATGTTGaatatatgtttaacatatcctaaatatatgtttaatgcatgttaaatatatgtttaatatatgttaaacatatgtttgacgtatgttaaacatatgtttgatataaacATGATGTTACAATTTTGCATGTAGATAACATGAAAATCATAAGAACAACATGTGGATatcatataaacaaaatatatgtttatCATAAGGTAATACAAACATATGTTATTTATATCATAAACCTATGTTAATCATATACGTTGACCTTTAAGTTCTCCTTTTATATGATTATCATATGATTCAAAACATGTGTTaatcatatgtttaacatattttaaacatatgttgcaattttaccaGTGTATACATCACATATAATTCAGTTTAAattgtttaatttaattaaacttTATAATTTTCACAATGTCATAACGGACATTTTATGAATTTACAGAAATACCAACGATCTGCGTCTTTGAAATTCTAATAAAATCTGCTATTGAATTACCTCCCTTTGTACAAAAAAGGCTAACTCATTTGTAAATGAAGGGTGCTATTAAAGGAAAAATTACATGGATGTTATCAGGTGCCTATGACTTTGGTACCAACTGCGACTTAAATCCGATTTAGTGTTTGAAATACTATGATAAATCCACATTTTACCACGTCCGATATCTTAATACGAACTGTAAAGGTATAAATTTGCCGGTAATGCATCGTATACTGTACGGAGCAGGTATAACTTTCATAACTACTTCGAAATTGTAGGAGAAACAATGCAATGGACATCGACATACACTGTCTTTATTGGACAAGAAGTAAGCGATCGTGTGTTCACCATTTTAAAAACCAGACTGAAACACAATACACGTTATGAGTTGAGTTGAGGCTATGATTGCATCTGTGAATCCCAATGATGAAGGTATGTTTATTGAAAATTCTTTCCGATTTGATTGTAAGGCTAGTTTTATTAATCTTAAGGgctatttgttttttttacataaagACTCTTCATGTGTTGAGTTTGTTAACGATACACAGTATATGTGAATACAAAGAatactacatgtagataaatCATGTTACCCTTGTAAAGTTTTTGTTGCATGGTAGGTAAACTCATGCATTTACATCATAAAACCTGATCTTACCTAAATGCTTAACAAAATGATGTTTAACAATGTATTACTATTTGCTTTGTATAGTGGCATTTagagaacaaaaaaaaattgatattcttaCAGTTGGTTCATTGAATGCAACTTCCTCCAGATCCACGACAAACAGTGTGCCATTCTGTATATGACTGGAAAATTTCTTGTCACTGAGATAAGGATGGTTTTCCTCAATCGTGTCCACAAAAGGAAGGAATctgtttaatgtttttttttaaatacaatccAACAAATAAAAGCAAACTTCAGTACTTTAATATATATCAGAATATcgatgaaatattgattttgatatatatatatatatatatatatatatatatatatatatactgtttaGGGATTTCCGTCGCTCTTCTGATCAGATTCCGTGTTACTCCATTTAATCTCTGCCACGCAAACCAATGATCTGCTTGAGCCTTCTGTGTCTATAATAATTACATGCTTCATTAATTTTTTACTAAGGATCATCCGTAATAGTAATGGACTGAGACCATTCGTTTTAAATGTGACTAAAATTCAATTGACGGTGTGTAAGATCTATCTCTTGTGTGACGTGTATCAAATTGAATATAACATATACAAACCTGTGTTTGATTCGGTTGATTGACAGATTCTGTTCTCCACACCCTGCGACCCTAAATAGTAAAGCAAATTCTTTAGAAATGAAGTATCaattcataatattttgctTAACTTGAGCTTTTCCTTCAGCTTTTGTTGTAGAGGATTTTACCGCGGCGGAAGGAGATTACATACATTatcattaatgaaatataaaagtaGTAAAACTGTAAATAATTCACCTGTGGCTCTTCTAATATACATCGGCAACATGAAAATACACAGGCCATTTTACGTAGTGTACACTTTCCCCATCCACACAAACACTGCACAAAGGTATAGAATAAATACCGCAGACCAAATCTCAGCTGAAAGAGGAATGGATGGTGAATCAATGTCTTGTAAAGTATATAAACTTATAGAGCACACGcacaaaaacaaaacagctAAATCTGTAATATCACTCAGAGATAAAATGAACTGTTTAATCAACACTTAAGGGGAAATACGAATTATTTATGAAAGATCATACCAATGATGGAAGGCGCCAGTTCTGCTCGCGTGGAAGTTTTCTTAActgcaaaaaataataataagttCACTACTGTGTTCAAACTACATGAATTAGTTTCGAGTTCTAATTCATCTAAAACATGTTTACTCTCTATGAAGAAATAGCTAACATAAATAAATTAGTAACAGTAATAGGTTACATGATACAAAATATAACAATTCAATATTCGAAACTTTCAATTtgatcattgaaaaaaaattacaagtGAATCGCAAATTTATTATTGGCAAAAAGATAGGTCATCTGATATTTACCTAGAACATTCTTATGTTCAAGTTCACCAGAAGGTAACGAACTTAAAggtaattattttttctgtttCTTTTAACAACGAAGTGAGATATTTGTGTATCTCTCAAAATTTGCATATTCTGCACACGCGTATCAGCTAAAACATATGAAATGCTACTTAATGCAACATGTTACACGTGTTTCACGTTTTCCAAAgttaaatgaaattcaaatatttatcaGATATGCGATCCGCTGGAGGTTCGGACACTTACATTGTTGACAGTGATTATGCTTTACCTAAAATATGTTTGTACTaggtttcatattttgttttgtaaatgaagCCAAAAATGAGCCCTTATCCAACCCTTTTCTCTATTGTATGAAAATTCCTTATGATATTAGAAGAACACACCATATCAACTAAAACAGTGGGGATAAGAAAACGAATGATTTATAAGAGTTTACTTGCTAAAATATTGGAATGATATTGAAGGACATTGTATAGAAATATCTATAAATACAAACCATAGGCGGAACATTAACGATATTAATTTCTCTCTGTTCCATGGATGTCAATCCAAACGTTTTTTGTTCTAGCTGATATTTCTGTCTAGCACATTCCAATTTCAGATTCCGAACTTCAATATTTGGATCTTGGTTTGGTAGCGATGGTGGTTGCGTGTTACCCATTTCTAATGCGAGtgtgaacaaacctgaatcgtgtatgaaaatttatagccccagaaaaaaaaactatatatagAATAATTAGGTGTGATAAAGAGA
Above is a genomic segment from Ostrea edulis chromosome 3, xbOstEdul1.1, whole genome shotgun sequence containing:
- the LOC125677165 gene encoding allene oxide synthase-lipoxygenase protein-like: MGNTQPPSLPNQDPNIEVRNLKLECARQKYQLEQKTFGLTSMEQREINIVNVPPMLRKLPREQNWRLPSLLRFGLRYLFYTFVQCLCGWGKCTLRKMACVFSCCRCILEEPQGRRVWRTESVNQPNQTQTQKAQADHWFAWQRLNGVTRNLIRRATEIPKQFLPFVDTIEENHPYLSDKKFSSHIQNGTLFVVDLEEVAFNEPTLLAPVALLVIYNNMLMPVAIRTDPRNPDNKEIATPPLRESNSPEQLRKWVKAKMWFNMLDAQYHESVTHLGFTHLLMDGVSVCVHRNLSERHPIYKLMLPHFHYMHFINQVAVKELVEPGGYVDRDMYFGQKNMIKLISKHNENWKFKEHGCIVQNFLSRGVQELPGYYFKDDATYLHEAITNYVREYVTHYYGGDDEINQDPEIQAFRAQLIAPRSMSGDEAAGCGMKDVPEFDGVANLVTVLANFIYICSVEHSATNFPQYDQYGFLPNMPAILNGQPEFQIGENELNAPMPTAREFFSTIKIMMVLTLVLTNSLGKYESRYQNAMDAAGKRIVRKFQRSLDDITTRINARNTTIQNTAGNIEGYPYEWLLPKRVLNSISI